The Arachis ipaensis cultivar K30076 chromosome B07, Araip1.1, whole genome shotgun sequence genome includes a window with the following:
- the LOC110264553 gene encoding peptidyl-prolyl cis-trans isomerase FKBP65-like, which yields MCKFIDMYSFADAFGENGRPASGDGGVVPPNASLQIDLELISWKAVSEITKDKKVIKKTLKEGEGYERPNDGAVVQVKLIGKLQDGTVFVKKGHDDEQPFEFKIDEEQVIDRLDKAVMNMKKGEVALVTIHPEYAFGSSGSTQELATVPPNSNVYYEVELVSFVKEKELWDLNTPEKI from the exons ATGTGCAAGTTTATTGACATGTATAGTTTTGCAGATGCGTTTGGTGAGAATGGAAGGCCAGCATCAGGTGATGGAGGTGTTGTACCTCCGAATGCTTCGCTCCAAATTGATCTTGAGTTGATATCTTGGAAGGCTGTATCTGAGATAACCAAGGATAAGAAGGTTATCAAGAAGACCTTGAAGGAAGGAGAGGGGTATGAACGTCCCAATGATGGAGCTGTGGTTCAAG TGAAACTTATTGGTAAGCTGCAAGATGGGACTGTTTTTGTGAAGAAGGGTCATGATGATGAGCAGCCATTTGAGTTTAAAATTGACGAGGAGCAAGTAATTGATAGACTTGATAAAGCTGTGATGAACATGAAGAAAGGAGAAGTTGCATTGGTGACCATACATCCTGAGTATGCTTTTGGCTCATCTGGGTCAACTCAGGAATTGGCCACCGTTCCTCCCAACTCCAATGTGTACTATGAAGTTGAGCTGGTTTCTTTTGTAAAG GAAAAGGAATTGTGGGATCTGAATACACCAGAGAAGATATAG